In a single window of the Massilia oculi genome:
- a CDS encoding PQQ-dependent sugar dehydrogenase, producing MKRSNTLVVLGVSLLLAACTEGEGAKTLSHGADPQLPAPQRGILPSMKIAEPSPWGDQKPTVPEGFSVTAIATDLQIPRQTLVLPNGDILVAEGRGGNAAKLKPKDVIAGYIKAKGNTKVKSGNRLTLLRDADGDGQYELKTVFAADLNAPYGLAFANNKIYVANQDELVSFDYQEGQTKAAGAPTTITKLPSAINHHWTKAMTVSPDGRYLYVGIGSNSNITERGMEAEVDRAMVWQIDATAGTYKPYATGLRNPTALAIHPETGQLWSVVNERDELGPDLVPDYLTSVREGGFYGWPYAYWGPNADPRVKPGNPEKVKATIKPDYSLGSHVAALGLHFSSPVMGDKFANGAFVGEHGSWNRNPPVGYKVIFVPFANGRPAGEPIDFVTGFRTEEGKTRGRPVGVTVDPKGALIVADDLANTVWRVSRNR from the coding sequence ATGAAGCGATCGAACACACTGGTCGTGCTGGGCGTGAGCCTGCTCCTGGCTGCATGCACCGAAGGCGAGGGCGCCAAGACGCTGTCGCACGGCGCCGATCCGCAGCTGCCGGCTCCACAACGCGGCATCCTGCCGAGCATGAAGATCGCCGAACCGTCGCCCTGGGGCGACCAGAAGCCGACCGTGCCGGAAGGCTTCAGCGTCACGGCCATCGCGACCGACCTGCAAATCCCGCGCCAGACGCTGGTCTTGCCGAATGGCGACATCCTGGTGGCCGAAGGCCGCGGCGGCAATGCGGCCAAGCTCAAGCCGAAAGACGTGATCGCCGGCTACATCAAGGCGAAGGGCAATACCAAGGTCAAGAGCGGCAACCGCCTGACCTTACTGCGCGACGCCGACGGCGACGGCCAGTACGAGCTCAAGACCGTGTTCGCGGCGGACCTGAACGCGCCTTACGGCCTGGCGTTTGCCAACAACAAGATCTACGTCGCCAACCAGGACGAGCTGGTGAGCTTCGACTACCAGGAAGGCCAGACCAAGGCGGCCGGCGCGCCGACCACGATCACCAAGCTGCCTTCCGCGATCAACCACCACTGGACCAAGGCGATGACCGTCAGCCCCGATGGGCGCTATCTCTATGTCGGCATCGGCTCGAACAGCAATATCACCGAGCGCGGCATGGAGGCCGAGGTCGACCGCGCGATGGTGTGGCAGATCGACGCCACGGCCGGCACCTATAAACCGTATGCGACGGGGCTGCGCAATCCGACGGCGCTGGCGATCCATCCTGAAACCGGCCAGCTGTGGTCGGTGGTCAACGAGCGCGACGAGCTGGGACCGGACCTGGTGCCGGATTACCTGACCTCGGTGCGCGAAGGCGGCTTCTATGGCTGGCCTTACGCCTACTGGGGCCCGAACGCCGACCCGCGCGTCAAGCCGGGCAACCCGGAAAAGGTCAAGGCCACCATCAAGCCCGACTACAGCCTCGGCTCGCACGTCGCCGCGCTCGGCCTGCATTTCTCGTCGCCGGTGATGGGAGACAAGTTCGCCAACGGCGCCTTTGTCGGCGAGCATGGCAGCTGGAACCGCAATCCGCCGGTGGGCTACAAGGTGATCTTCGTACCGTTCGCCAATGGCCGTCCGGCCGGTGAGCCGATCGATTTCGTCACCGGCTTCCGTACCGAGGAAGGCAAGACGCGCGGCCGGCCGGTAGGCGTGACCGTCGATCCGAAGGGAGCCCTGATCGTGGCGGACGACCTGGCCAATACCGTGTGGCGGGTGAGCCGCAACCGTTGA
- a CDS encoding DUF2231 domain-containing protein yields the protein MSTVVTANPAYRSAPGTLHTILLAGSVSLFLGALLSDYAYYNTYQIQWSNFASWLIAGAELFSGLALVFALVNLIRAPHKKGHVLTYFLLLLATWALGLFNAFQHAKDAWAVMPAGLVLSAIVFVLACLAAWVGLNPRVGGAP from the coding sequence ATGTCGACTGTCGTTACAGCGAACCCGGCATACCGCAGCGCGCCGGGCACGCTTCATACCATCCTGCTGGCGGGCAGCGTCTCGCTCTTCCTCGGCGCATTGCTGAGCGATTACGCCTACTACAATACCTACCAGATCCAGTGGAGCAATTTTGCGTCCTGGCTGATCGCCGGCGCCGAGTTGTTCAGCGGACTGGCGCTGGTGTTTGCGCTGGTTAACCTGATCCGGGCGCCGCACAAGAAGGGCCATGTGCTGACGTATTTCCTGCTGCTCCTGGCCACCTGGGCGCTGGGGCTGTTCAATGCCTTCCAACACGCCAAGGATGCCTGGGCTGTCATGCCGGCCGGCCTGGTACTGTCCGCAATCGTCTTCGTCCTGGCCTGCCTGGCGGCCTGGGTCGGCCTCAATCCACGCGTCGGAGGTGCGCCATGA
- a CDS encoding serine/threonine-protein kinase yields MSEVDALPRQIGKYRLDAILGRGAMGVVYRAFDPLIERTLALKTVQHRPGDADGAEELLRRFRTEAQAAGRLMHPNIVAVHEYGEANDLAWIAMEFVDGRPLSELSNQQACALPQVLAWMRDLLAALDYSHAHGVVHRDIKPANLLVTRNGRIKVGDFGIARIESSTLTQTGAMLGTPSYMSPEQFRGEAIDSRSDLFSAGVVLYQLLTGQRPFSGTTAAVMQQVLTHSPAPPSRVNPLLPAALDAVVMRALAKTPEARFADAAAFLQALEAAAAAAGPDADATVLLSAPPALPASAAEPSRHGLTAELTAWKLAVLPQLEALLTAQIGPVARLLLRRIAADAPDFATLGERLLEQIPSPTARADFAASLAALGQAPEADDAAAPPLDPAFGAVLVRLLAMEIGPIAAIVVKRALSRAADRTALVDLVAEQIEAPAARARFLGAARALADTP; encoded by the coding sequence ATGAGTGAAGTCGATGCGTTGCCGCGCCAGATCGGCAAGTACCGCCTCGACGCCATCCTCGGCCGGGGCGCGATGGGCGTGGTCTACCGCGCCTTCGATCCGCTGATCGAGCGCACGCTCGCGCTCAAGACCGTCCAGCACCGCCCGGGCGATGCGGACGGGGCGGAGGAACTGCTGCGGCGATTTCGCACCGAGGCCCAGGCCGCCGGCCGGCTGATGCATCCCAACATCGTGGCGGTGCACGAATACGGCGAAGCGAACGACCTGGCCTGGATCGCGATGGAATTCGTCGATGGTCGCCCACTATCGGAACTGAGCAACCAGCAAGCCTGCGCCCTGCCCCAGGTGCTGGCCTGGATGCGCGACCTGCTGGCCGCGCTCGATTACTCGCATGCCCATGGCGTGGTCCATCGCGACATCAAGCCCGCCAACCTGCTGGTCACGCGCAACGGCCGCATCAAGGTCGGCGACTTCGGCATCGCCCGCATCGAGTCGTCCACGCTGACCCAGACCGGCGCCATGCTCGGCACGCCCAGCTATATGTCGCCCGAACAGTTCCGCGGCGAAGCCATCGACAGCCGCAGCGACCTGTTCTCGGCCGGCGTGGTGCTGTACCAGCTGCTGACCGGCCAGCGTCCGTTTTCCGGCACCACCGCGGCCGTGATGCAGCAGGTGCTGACCCATAGTCCGGCGCCGCCTTCACGCGTCAATCCCCTGCTGCCGGCCGCGCTCGACGCGGTGGTCATGCGCGCGCTGGCCAAGACGCCCGAGGCGCGCTTCGCCGATGCCGCCGCCTTCCTGCAGGCACTGGAAGCGGCTGCCGCCGCGGCCGGCCCGGATGCCGACGCCACCGTGCTGCTGTCCGCGCCCCCGGCACTGCCGGCGAGCGCCGCCGAGCCATCCCGGCATGGCCTGACGGCCGAGCTCACGGCCTGGAAGCTGGCCGTGCTGCCGCAACTGGAAGCCTTGCTGACCGCGCAGATCGGTCCCGTCGCGCGGCTCCTGCTGCGCCGGATCGCGGCCGACGCGCCGGATTTCGCCACCCTGGGAGAGCGGCTGCTGGAGCAGATCCCCTCGCCCACTGCGCGCGCCGATTTCGCCGCCAGTCTGGCGGCGCTCGGGCAAGCGCCGGAAGCCGACGATGCGGCGGCGCCGCCCCTGGACCCCGCCTTCGGCGCCGTGCTCGTGCGCCTGCTGGCAATGGAAATCGGGCCGATCGCCGCCATCGTCGTCAAGCGCGCGCTGTCCCGGGCCGCCGATCGCACGGCGCTGGTCGACCTGGTGGCGGAGCAGATCGAGGCGCCCGCCGCGCGCGCGCGTTTCCTCGGTGCGGCGCGCGCGCTGGCCGACACGCCCTGA
- a CDS encoding GMC family oxidoreductase, translating to MNNTTTSESAFAESVQRNQLAQREASRTTYDFIVCGAGSAGSVVAARLAENLDVKVLLLEAGGSDEVPSVIEPAQWPLNLGTERDWAFMAEPNPYLNGRAIPMNMGKVLGGGSSINVMVWARGHRADWNYFAAEAGDDAWNYESALAIYRRIENWHGAADPGRRGQGGPMHVAPARDPKPTATLMLEAARAIGVPTFDSPNGAMMEADGGAAINDLIVRDGKRQSVFRSYTYPRMAQPNLTVLTNAQVARLLFDGDKVVGVDVVLDGQPRQFRAEREVVLSLGAVNTPKVLMQSGLGPASELARHGIAVRQHLPGVGQNHQDHVSFGCIWEYSEPQEVGNGGSEATLYWKSDPSLDAPDMLHCQVEFPVPSAENAARGVPEHGWTMFAGLAHPKSRGQLLLSGPNVNDAMIIRANTLSDPDDLEAAKASVRMCRELGNASAFKRIVKRESMPGTLGDDELERFLRNGAVTYWHQSCTAKMGRDEMSVVNSKLEVYGVQNLRIADASIMPRITTGNTMAPCVVIGERASEMIKAKYRI from the coding sequence ATGAACAATACGACTACCAGTGAAAGCGCCTTCGCCGAATCGGTCCAGCGCAACCAGCTCGCGCAGCGCGAGGCCTCGAGGACGACTTACGACTTCATCGTGTGCGGCGCCGGCTCCGCAGGCTCGGTGGTGGCGGCCCGGCTGGCCGAGAACCTGGATGTGAAAGTGCTGCTGCTCGAAGCGGGCGGCAGCGACGAAGTGCCCAGCGTGATCGAGCCGGCCCAATGGCCGCTGAACCTGGGCACGGAGCGCGACTGGGCCTTCATGGCCGAACCGAACCCGTACCTGAACGGCCGCGCGATCCCCATGAACATGGGCAAGGTGCTGGGCGGCGGCTCCAGCATCAACGTGATGGTATGGGCGCGCGGCCACCGCGCCGACTGGAACTACTTCGCCGCCGAAGCGGGCGACGATGCGTGGAACTACGAGTCGGCGCTGGCCATCTATCGCCGCATCGAGAACTGGCATGGCGCGGCCGACCCGGGCCGCCGCGGGCAGGGCGGTCCGATGCATGTCGCCCCGGCGCGCGATCCGAAGCCGACCGCGACCCTGATGCTGGAAGCCGCCCGCGCGATCGGCGTGCCGACCTTCGACAGCCCCAACGGCGCGATGATGGAGGCCGACGGCGGCGCCGCGATCAACGACCTGATCGTCCGCGACGGCAAGCGGCAGTCGGTATTCCGTTCCTATACCTATCCGCGCATGGCCCAGCCGAACCTGACGGTGCTCACCAATGCGCAGGTGGCCAGGCTGCTGTTCGACGGCGACAAGGTGGTCGGCGTCGACGTCGTGCTGGATGGCCAGCCGCGCCAGTTCCGCGCCGAGCGCGAGGTGGTGCTGTCGCTGGGCGCCGTCAACACGCCCAAGGTGCTGATGCAATCGGGCCTCGGTCCCGCGAGCGAACTGGCGCGCCATGGCATCGCCGTGCGCCAGCACCTGCCGGGCGTCGGCCAGAACCACCAGGACCACGTGTCCTTCGGCTGCATCTGGGAATACAGCGAGCCGCAGGAAGTCGGCAACGGCGGATCGGAAGCGACGCTGTACTGGAAGAGCGATCCTTCGCTGGACGCGCCGGACATGCTGCACTGCCAGGTCGAGTTCCCGGTGCCGAGCGCGGAGAACGCGGCGCGCGGCGTGCCGGAGCACGGCTGGACCATGTTCGCCGGCCTGGCCCACCCCAAGAGCCGCGGCCAGCTGCTGCTGTCCGGCCCCAACGTGAACGATGCGATGATCATCCGCGCCAATACGCTGTCGGACCCGGACGACCTGGAAGCGGCCAAGGCCAGCGTGCGCATGTGCCGTGAGCTGGGCAACGCCTCTGCCTTCAAGCGCATCGTCAAGCGTGAATCCATGCCGGGCACCCTGGGCGACGACGAGCTGGAGCGCTTCCTGCGCAACGGCGCCGTCACCTACTGGCATCAGTCGTGCACCGCCAAGATGGGCCGCGACGAGATGTCGGTGGTGAACAGCAAGCTGGAAGTGTATGGCGTGCAGAACCTGCGCATCGCCGACGCGTCGATCATGCCGCGCATCACCACCGGCAACACAATGGCGCCGTGCGTCGTGATCGGGGAGCGTGCGTCCGAGATGATCAAGGCCAAGTACCGTATCTGA
- a CDS encoding proline iminopeptidase-family hydrolase: MKNILIACLLAGLGLASASAAEPSRQEQQLAKQALPGVRMIPIHTPKGDFKVWTRRMGDNPTVKVLLLHGGPGSTHEYFKTFDDHFPGASIEYYYYDQLGSWFSDQPDDPSLNTVERFTDEVEQVRKALGLDKDNFYLLGHSWGGILAIEYALAHPGKLKGLVISNMMASAPAYNAYAQNVLAPQIDPAVLAEVRKLEAEGKTDDPRYMELLIPHFYERHILRRPLAELPEPVLRSFGHLNQKIYKPMQGPSELGISGLLANWDRFDDLERIDVPTLVVGARYDTMDPAHMKKMAQRLPQGQFLYCENGSHMAMYDDAGCYFDGLLKFLRGAPARTAVKPRSLRSY; the protein is encoded by the coding sequence ATGAAAAACATCCTGATCGCCTGCCTCCTCGCAGGCCTGGGCCTGGCCAGCGCCAGCGCCGCCGAACCATCCCGGCAAGAACAGCAGCTCGCCAAGCAGGCCCTCCCCGGCGTGCGCATGATCCCGATCCACACGCCCAAAGGCGATTTCAAGGTCTGGACCCGCCGCATGGGCGACAACCCGACCGTCAAGGTGCTGCTGCTCCACGGCGGTCCCGGGTCGACGCACGAATACTTCAAAACCTTCGACGACCACTTCCCTGGCGCGTCGATCGAGTATTACTACTACGACCAACTGGGGTCATGGTTCAGCGACCAGCCCGACGACCCGTCGCTGAACACCGTCGAGCGCTTTACCGACGAAGTGGAGCAGGTGCGCAAGGCGCTCGGCCTGGACAAGGACAATTTCTACCTGCTGGGGCATTCCTGGGGCGGCATCCTGGCCATCGAATATGCCCTCGCCCACCCCGGCAAGCTGAAAGGCCTGGTGATCTCGAACATGATGGCCAGCGCCCCGGCCTACAACGCCTACGCGCAAAACGTGCTCGCGCCGCAGATCGACCCGGCCGTGCTGGCCGAGGTGCGCAAGCTCGAGGCCGAGGGCAAGACCGACGATCCACGCTATATGGAACTCCTGATCCCGCATTTCTACGAGCGTCACATCCTGCGCAGGCCGCTCGCGGAGTTACCCGAACCGGTGCTGCGCAGCTTCGGGCATCTGAACCAGAAAATCTACAAGCCGATGCAGGGACCGAGCGAGCTGGGCATCTCGGGCCTGCTCGCGAACTGGGACCGCTTCGACGACCTCGAACGGATCGACGTGCCCACACTGGTCGTCGGCGCACGCTACGACACCATGGACCCGGCCCATATGAAGAAGATGGCGCAACGCCTGCCGCAGGGACAATTCCTGTACTGCGAAAACGGCAGCCACATGGCCATGTACGACGACGCCGGCTGCTATTTCGATGGCCTGCTCAAGTTCCTGCGCGGCGCGCCCGCACGCACGGCGGTCAAGCCGCGCTCCCTGCGCTCATACTGA
- a CDS encoding GAF domain-containing protein has protein sequence MKTPSSSPILTTPQAAKILGVSSRTAQLWIESGVIPSWKTPGGHRRMFESDVLAALAANDEARPGSRRVLVLAPGRDHAGWERALAALDVAEVTCTDSPVAAAVALGANVPDVFAVQVDRPADLASEFLATLHALPALNRMQIVIATRLSAGTVASIVGPALPYKHLLLDGAPGQLTRELVRHTAMAPLALRPLPPTLLDAPFPVGADEGRRLLAVHRAAILDSAPEAALDNIARIAALSLAAPVALITVLSEDRQWFKARVGMDLPETPRSWAFCNYTLMGAGVCELSNLDRDPRFADNPAVAGAPHFRYYAGAPIVDEQGFALGSLCVIDTQARTLDPVQAQILTRLAEQASAEIARRGRARQR, from the coding sequence ATGAAAACACCAAGCTCCAGTCCGATCCTGACGACGCCGCAGGCGGCCAAGATCCTCGGCGTCTCGTCGCGCACCGCGCAGCTCTGGATCGAGAGCGGCGTGATTCCCTCCTGGAAGACGCCCGGGGGGCATCGCCGCATGTTCGAGTCCGACGTGCTCGCGGCGCTGGCTGCCAATGACGAGGCGCGCCCCGGCAGCCGCCGGGTGCTGGTGCTGGCCCCCGGCCGCGACCATGCCGGCTGGGAGCGCGCCCTGGCGGCGCTGGACGTGGCCGAGGTCACCTGCACCGACAGTCCGGTGGCCGCCGCCGTCGCGCTGGGGGCGAACGTGCCCGACGTGTTCGCGGTCCAGGTGGACCGCCCCGCCGACCTGGCCTCGGAATTCCTGGCCACCCTGCATGCGCTGCCGGCCCTGAACCGAATGCAGATCGTGATCGCCACCCGCCTGTCGGCCGGCACCGTCGCCTCCATCGTCGGCCCGGCGCTGCCCTACAAGCACCTGCTGCTCGACGGCGCGCCCGGGCAGCTCACGCGCGAGCTGGTGCGGCACACGGCCATGGCGCCGCTGGCGCTGCGGCCCTTGCCGCCGACCCTGCTGGACGCCCCGTTCCCGGTCGGCGCCGACGAAGGCCGGCGGCTGCTGGCGGTCCACCGCGCCGCCATCCTCGACAGCGCGCCGGAGGCGGCGCTGGACAATATCGCGCGGATCGCCGCCCTGAGCCTGGCCGCGCCGGTGGCCCTGATCACGGTGCTCAGCGAAGACCGCCAATGGTTCAAGGCCAGGGTCGGCATGGACCTGCCCGAGACGCCGCGCAGCTGGGCGTTCTGCAACTACACGCTGATGGGCGCCGGCGTCTGCGAGTTGTCCAACCTCGACCGCGACCCGCGCTTCGCCGACAACCCGGCTGTCGCCGGCGCCCCGCATTTTCGCTATTACGCCGGCGCGCCGATCGTCGACGAGCAGGGTTTCGCGCTCGGCTCCCTGTGCGTGATCGATACCCAGGCGCGCACGCTCGACCCGGTCCAGGCGCAGATCCTGACCCGGCTGGCGGAACAGGCGTCGGCCGAGATCGCGCGTCGCGGACGCGCACGCCAGCGCTAA
- the tagF gene encoding type VI secretion system-associated protein TagF: protein MNGKLAAPGLFGKLASHGDFVQRRLAPDFVAAWDTWLQQGIREGRLRLGAAWRERYLHAPLWRFVLAPGVCGQAGMAGVLLPSLDRVGRHFPLTLAAPHDHAASCLLDLATTGMDWFDRLADLAVCAMWGDLAVDELEPALVRLGGLPRRTSGTASAFPEARECRALFWTEGEPGVEPLLLLHHALPDASTLGAMLAQACD from the coding sequence ATGAATGGCAAGCTGGCCGCGCCAGGCCTGTTCGGCAAGCTGGCCAGCCATGGCGACTTCGTCCAGCGCCGCCTGGCGCCGGATTTCGTGGCGGCCTGGGACACCTGGCTGCAGCAGGGGATACGCGAAGGCCGCCTGCGCCTTGGCGCGGCTTGGCGCGAGCGCTACCTGCACGCGCCGCTGTGGCGCTTCGTGCTGGCCCCTGGCGTGTGCGGCCAGGCCGGGATGGCCGGCGTGCTGCTGCCGAGCCTCGACCGGGTCGGGCGCCATTTTCCGCTAACCCTGGCCGCGCCGCACGACCACGCGGCGTCCTGCCTGCTCGACCTGGCGACGACAGGCATGGACTGGTTCGACCGGCTGGCCGACCTGGCCGTGTGCGCGATGTGGGGCGACCTGGCGGTGGACGAACTCGAGCCGGCGCTGGTGCGCCTGGGCGGGCTGCCGCGCCGGACGTCAGGGACTGCATCGGCGTTTCCCGAAGCCCGTGAATGCCGGGCCCTGTTCTGGACCGAGGGCGAACCTGGCGTGGAGCCGCTTCTGCTGCTGCACCATGCCTTGCCCGATGCGTCGACCCTGGGCGCGATGCTCGCGCAGGCGTGCGACTGA
- a CDS encoding Tll0287-like domain-containing protein: MKIRSLAAKFNLVFLAVSVFGFCAAGVVTNAMLVENAREETLQHARLLMQASDAAGKYTSAHVTPLLENRLKFEFLPEAVPTFAAIEHLNQLLKAYPNYSYKQATLNPTNPRNRADEFEKPLVDRLRAEPQTAELVGQHVAAAGPALYVARPIRIRDAACLACHGKPEDAPATMRDIYGSERGFGWKLGETVGAHVVSVPMEVPLARARTLLQTYMLSLLGIFGFLFVALNAMVHLFVTRRIGHLSRVADDVSLGRADAADIDTRGGDELAGLARSFDRMRTSLNSAMKMLDE; the protein is encoded by the coding sequence ATGAAAATCCGTTCGCTCGCCGCCAAGTTCAACCTGGTCTTCCTGGCCGTGTCCGTATTCGGCTTCTGCGCCGCCGGCGTCGTCACCAATGCGATGCTGGTCGAGAATGCCCGCGAAGAGACCTTGCAGCATGCGCGCCTGCTGATGCAGGCCTCCGACGCGGCCGGCAAGTACACCAGCGCCCATGTCACGCCGCTGCTGGAAAACCGCCTCAAGTTCGAGTTCCTGCCCGAGGCGGTGCCGACCTTCGCCGCCATCGAGCACCTGAACCAGCTGCTCAAGGCCTATCCCAACTACAGCTACAAGCAGGCCACGCTCAACCCGACCAATCCGCGCAACCGCGCCGACGAATTCGAAAAGCCGCTGGTCGACCGCTTGCGCGCCGAGCCCCAGACCGCCGAGCTAGTGGGCCAGCACGTGGCGGCCGCCGGGCCGGCGCTGTATGTCGCACGGCCGATCCGCATCCGCGACGCGGCCTGCCTGGCCTGCCACGGCAAGCCCGAGGACGCGCCGGCCACCATGCGCGACATCTACGGCAGCGAGCGCGGTTTCGGCTGGAAGCTGGGCGAGACCGTCGGCGCCCACGTGGTGTCGGTGCCGATGGAGGTGCCGCTGGCGCGCGCGCGCACGCTGCTGCAGACCTATATGCTGTCGCTGCTCGGGATCTTCGGCTTCCTGTTCGTCGCGCTCAATGCGATGGTGCACCTGTTCGTCACGCGCCGCATCGGCCACCTGTCGCGCGTCGCCGACGACGTCAGCCTGGGGCGCGCCGACGCCGCCGACATCGACACCCGGGGCGGCGACGAACTTGCCGGCCTGGCGCGCTCCTTCGACCGCATGCGCACCAGCTTGAACAGCGCGATGAAAATGCTCGATGAGTGA